Part of the Salinigranum rubrum genome is shown below.
GACGTCCGCAAGAAGCTCGAACGGAAACTCGACGTGTCGCTCACGGAGGGCCCGAGCGACGACGACGACGAGAGCGAGTGGTCCTCCGGGTCGTCGACGACCACCACGCTCGGTGACGTGGTCAAGCGGAAGGACTGAGCGCGCTCGTCGGGACGGGTTCCGAATCGCCCGCGACGAAGACTTTTCTCCTCTCCTCTGCTCGGTGAGCCATGGCACGAAGCCCGAACGAGGAGTTCACGCTCGGCGCCGCACAGGTCGCGCCCGTGTACCACGACAAGGAGGGGACGCTCGACCGGACCGTCGAGTGGATCGAACGCGCCGGTCGGGAGGACGTCGACCTGCTCGTCTTCCCCGAGACGTACTTCCCGGGGTACCCGTACTGGCGGCGGAGTACCTCCATCTCCCGCTGGACGGACCTCGTCGTCGACCTCTCGAAGCACTCGCTTTCGGTCGACAGCGACGCCGTCGAACTCATCGGCGAAGCCGTCGACGACGCGGACCTCCACCTCGTCCTCGGGACGAACGAACGGAGCGACCGGGTCGGGAGTGAGACGCTGTACAACTCGCTGTTCTTCTTCGACCGTTCTGGTACCCTGGTCCGTCGTCACCGCAAACTGATGCCGACCCACGACGAGCGGACCATCTGGGGCCGCGGCGATCCATCGAGCCTCGCGACCCACGACACCGACGTCGGTCGGGTGGGCGGGCTCATCTGCTACGAGAACCACATGACGCTGTCGAAGGCGGCGCTGTGTGCGATGGGCGAGGAGATTCACGCCGCGGCGTGGCCCGGGTTCTGGGAGCAACACGGCCACCCGGGCGACAAAAGCGGGGCCGACTCGGAAGCCGCGAAAGACACCTGCGATATCTACCCCGCCGTCCGCGAGTACGCCTTCGAGACGCAGTCGTTCGTCGCCTCCTGCTCGGCGTACATGGACGACCAGATTCCCGAGCAGTTCGACCCCGACGAACTCGGATTCGGTGTCGGCAACGGCGGGAGCATGCTCGTCAATCCCGCGGGTATCGTCAAAGCCGGCCCCGTCGTCGGCGAGGAGGCGCTTCTCACGGCGGACTTCCACCGCGACGAGCGGCGGGCGACGAAGGCGTACTTCGACGCGATGGGACACTACGCGCGGTGGGACGCCGTCTCGCTTCAGGTCTCGAACGAGACGCTCGACCCGATTCGCCCCGTGACGACCTCCCGCCGCAACCCCGGTTATCGGCCCACCGCGCCGAAGAACTCGCGACGGAGTACGACGTGCCGATAGAAGCGGTCGAGGCCGTCGCGGACGCGTTGCGGGAGTGACGGCGAGCGCGTGAGGGACGCGAACGGCGCGCGGCGGACGAGCAGTCCCGTCGGCACGATGCGGGCGTTCAAGTACGATGCCGGCTCCATCCCGCCACGTGACGTAGTGACCGACGCGCGGCGGGCAGCGGGTGTCCGGGCAGACGCCGCGTGAAGCGGCCTGTTGTCGGTCGTCCCGGCTGTCGCCGCCTCCGGGCGACGACCGGGCCACAGCGACGACGGACCTCGTGAGACGGTGCCCGGCTGTCAGCCCCTGTCGACGACTCCCTCACCCGCGGTTCCGGGCCGAGACGTGAAACTATTTATCCGAGCCAGAGTGAAGACTCACCTGCATGTTCATTCTGGTGAACCTCAAGGCGTACCCCTGCGACCCCGTCGAGGTCGCGGAGGCCGCCCGCGACGTCGCCGAGGAGTCCGGTGTACGGATCGCAGTCTCTCCCCAGGCCGCACACATCGAACGCGTCGCCGAGACGGGAGTGGAGACGTGGGCCCAGCACGTCTCGCCGAACGACCACGGCTCGTACACGGGAAGCACGCTCGCCGAGGCGGTCGCAGACGCCGGCGCGGAAGGGACGCTCCTGAACCACTCCGAGAACCGTCTGAAGCTCGCCGACATCGACGCCTCGCTCGATGCGGCCGAGCGCGCCGGCCTCGAAACGTGCGTCTGCGGCAACAACCCCGAGCAGATCGGTGCCGTCGCCGCGCTCGGTCCGGACTCGGTCGCCGTCGAACCGCCGGAACTCATCGGCGGTGACGTGTCGGTCTCGACCGCCGACCCAGACATCGTCGTCGACGCCGTCGACGCTGCCGGTGCCGTCGACGAGAGCGTCGACGTCTACTGCGGGGCCGGTGTCTCGACCGGCGACGACGTCCTCGCCGCGCAGGACCTCGGCGCGACGGGTATCCTTCTCGCGTCGGGCGTCGCCAAGGCCGCGGACCCGCGTGCGGCGCTGAAGGACCTCGTCGCGGGCCTGTAGCGACGACGAGACGCGACTCCCGATTCTTTCCCGCCCTTCCCCGCCTTCGTTCTCCCGTTCGCGGCGCGCCCCCGCTCCGACAGCGATGGGCTTCTGGTCGTCTCAGTCGGCGGCAGTCTCCACGTCGTCGACGGTCTCCACGCTGTCCGACGAGTCGTCCTCGGTCGTGTCACGACGGGGGCCGTCCTCGACGAACACGGCTTCGACCGCCTCGACCGCCTCGTCGAACGCGTCTGGGTGCAACCGATGAGCGTACTCGGTCCGCACGTGGTCCGGAAGCGCGTACGCGTACTTCCCACGGCCAGCGTGTCGGACGAATCCGGCCTTCCGTAGCGTCCGGTTTCTGGCGTACGCGACCTTGTGGTCGCCCGGCCCGCCCGCGGCGACCTGTGCGGTGACCGGGTCCGCGATGCCCTGCGACCGGTAGTGGGCGAGCATCCGACGGGTCACCGCCTCGAACTCGGCGAGCTGTTCTCTGAGGTCGCGAGCGACGACCCCCACTTCGCCGTCGGGGAGCGGCGGCGACGCGATGTCGAAACGTTCCGTCGACGTGTCGGGGTCGTCGACAGCAGACGTGACCGACACGAGTTCGGCCGTTCCGACCGACTCGCCGTTCGTCGCGTCCACCTCTCCATCGGTCATCTCCGGATCGGTCGCGAGCGGGAACGGGACGTCCGCGTCGGGGTCGGCGCTGGCCGCGGCGTTGATCACGGCCTCCTCGCTCGCGTCGGCCGCTCCCTCGGCTCGCCCGTCCTGCTCGTCCTGATCGGGTCGCTGTCCGTCGGCCGCGGCGGTCGCCTCGGCAGCTGCCTCCGCCTCGGGTTCGCCTTCTTCGTACTCTCTCAGCGCGCGCTGACGCTCGTCCGGGCGGTTGAGGTTCCTCCCTTCGCCCCCGCGATACGGGGCTTCGGCCTTCTGGAACATCGCCTGAGCCATCTGGTCGGCGAACCGCCGCAGGTCGCGGGCTTCTTCCAACTCGCGTTCGAGTTCCGCGATTCGGTGTTCCTTCTTCTCCAGTTCCTGTCTGAGGTCAGCGAGCTCCGACGCTCGGCGTTCCTTCTCGTCGCTGATCGTCCGGAGTTCGTCGACGAGGTCGCCGCTCACCGACTTGAGGTCGGGCCGCTCGAAGTCTTCTAATCCAGGCGTTGCGCCGGCGTCGAACGTCGTCTTCCGTCGGAACTGCACCCTCCGAATCGACTCCGACCAGTCGGTGACCAGAAAGCCCTCGCCGTCGCCCATGTCCTCGATGGCCTCGGAGTACTCCTTCCCGAGGATTCGCTTCACGACCTTGGTGTCGTTCCGCCAGGTGAGCCGGTGCCAGACGAGCCAGTCACACTGGGTGATGAAGTCCTTCTTGACGTCCGCCGGCCGCTGGGAGATGCCGACGATGCCGAGGCCGTGTTTCCGTCCCCGTTTGCCGACCTTGATGAGCATCTTCCCCGTCTCGTCCATCCCCCCTCCCTCCGGAATGTACTCGTGGCACTCCTCGACGAGCATCAGGAACGGCTTCTTCAGCTTCTTCTCCTTCGCGAACAGGTGTCGCGTGGTCTGGAGGAGGAGGGACTTGGCCTCGCTCTCGTCGAGGTAGCCGGAGACGTCGAGGATGATGGGGACGTTCTGTTCCAGGGCCAGGGACGCGATCTTCTCGGCGTGTTCGGGGCTGACCTGGATGTCGCACTCCTCGTCCGCGCCGACGTGGAGGATCTCGAACTGCTCTTTCAGTCCGTAGTACTCGCCGTCGGTGTCGACCACGAGCACCGGAAAGTTCGCCGAGAGCAGTTTCTCGACGACGACCGAGGCCGTGTTCGACTTGCCCGACCCGGACTTCCCCGTGATGAACCCCCTCCCCGTGAGGATTTCGACGGCCGGGAGCGTGACGGTCGTTCCCGGGTCAGTGCCGTCACCGGCCGGGCCGGCGCTTACGTCTGCAACTGTGATTGTCTCCCGTTCGG
Proteins encoded:
- a CDS encoding carbon-nitrogen hydrolase family protein, producing MARSPNEEFTLGAAQVAPVYHDKEGTLDRTVEWIERAGREDVDLLVFPETYFPGYPYWRRSTSISRWTDLVVDLSKHSLSVDSDAVELIGEAVDDADLHLVLGTNERSDRVGSETLYNSLFFFDRSGTLVRRHRKLMPTHDERTIWGRGDPSSLATHDTDVGRVGGLICYENHMTLSKAALCAMGEEIHAAAWPGFWEQHGHPGDKSGADSEAAKDTCDIYPAVREYAFETQSFVASCSAYMDDQIPEQFDPDELGFGVGNGGSMLVNPAGIVKAGPVVGEEALLTADFHRDERRATKAYFDAMGHYARWDAVSLQVSNETLDPIRPVTTSRRNPGYRPTAPKNSRRSTTCR
- the tpiA gene encoding triose-phosphate isomerase produces the protein MFILVNLKAYPCDPVEVAEAARDVAEESGVRIAVSPQAAHIERVAETGVETWAQHVSPNDHGSYTGSTLAEAVADAGAEGTLLNHSENRLKLADIDASLDAAERAGLETCVCGNNPEQIGAVAALGPDSVAVEPPELIGGDVSVSTADPDIVVDAVDAAGAVDESVDVYCGAGVSTGDDVLAAQDLGATGILLASGVAKAADPRAALKDLVAGL
- a CDS encoding ATP-binding protein, yielding MTERETITVADVSAGPAGDGTDPGTTVTLPAVEILTGRGFITGKSGSGKSNTASVVVEKLLSANFPVLVVDTDGEYYGLKEQFEILHVGADEECDIQVSPEHAEKIASLALEQNVPIILDVSGYLDESEAKSLLLQTTRHLFAKEKKLKKPFLMLVEECHEYIPEGGGMDETGKMLIKVGKRGRKHGLGIVGISQRPADVKKDFITQCDWLVWHRLTWRNDTKVVKRILGKEYSEAIEDMGDGEGFLVTDWSESIRRVQFRRKTTFDAGATPGLEDFERPDLKSVSGDLVDELRTISDEKERRASELADLRQELEKKEHRIAELERELEEARDLRRFADQMAQAMFQKAEAPYRGGEGRNLNRPDERQRALREYEEGEPEAEAAAEATAAADGQRPDQDEQDGRAEGAADASEEAVINAAASADPDADVPFPLATDPEMTDGEVDATNGESVGTAELVSVTSAVDDPDTSTERFDIASPPLPDGEVGVVARDLREQLAEFEAVTRRMLAHYRSQGIADPVTAQVAAGGPGDHKVAYARNRTLRKAGFVRHAGRGKYAYALPDHVRTEYAHRLHPDAFDEAVEAVEAVFVEDGPRRDTTEDDSSDSVETVDDVETAAD